The DNA sequence TGCAGTTGTTGCCAATAGTTGGCTTGAAATAGGTCTTGGTGTAGCTCTTGAAAGACTTGTTTTACGGTCGGTTTACCGAGTAGAAAAGTGGCAAACTCTTCAGGAAATATATCGTTAGGGCCCACAGAGAAGCTTGGCTGATAGTCCCACATATCTTCAGGGTATTGAGATTTAGGCAACTCTCTAAAATTACACTCAGTCATATATGAAATTTCATCGTAATCATAAAACACTACCCGGCCATGACGGGTGACACCGAAGTTTTTAAATAGCATATCTCCAGGGAAGATATTCGCTGCCGCAAGCTGTTTTATGGCATTGCCATATTCATCAATGACTTGGCGAGTTTGAGCCTCGTCAGCTTGGTCTAAATACATGTTTAGTGGGATCATTTTGCGTTCAATATAGAGGTGCTTAATAGTTAATGACTCGCCCTCAATAGATAACACCGATGGCGCCACGGTTTGTAACTCGTCCAATAAGCTCTGGCTAAACCGAGCCAAGGGAAACTCCACATTAGAAAATTCTTGGGTATCAGCCATTCTACCCACCCGGTCATGTTGTTTTACTAAGCGATATTTTTCTTTAACAATGGCATGACTAACATCCTTAGGGGGGGTAAATTCGTCTTTAATGATCTTAAATACCACATCGTAAGAAGGCAGAGTAAATACCGTCATTACCATGCCTTTGATACCCGGCGCTAATTCGAATTGATCAGTCGAATTATGTAAGTGATTCAGGTAATGCCGATAAAGCTCGGTTTTCCCGTGTTTTTGACAACCAATGGCGGTAAATAGCTCGTAATCGGTCTTGTTGGGTAAGAGTTGTTTAAGAAAGTTAACTATACGGCGTGGTGCAGGGGCGTCTACCATAAAGTAAGAACGGGCAAAGCCAAAAATAATACTCACTTCGTCGGTGTCGATAAGTACACTATCTATTGCCACTTTACCTTGTTGGTTAAGTAAGGGGAATACAATAGGAAAACTCAGCCCTTCACTTTGATATTGGCCAATTAAGTAAGCGGCTTTATTGCGATAGAACACCGGCGTTAACATGGTGATTTTATGCAGCTGCTGGTCACTGAGTTGCGGTATTTGTAGCAGTCGTTGGCAAATAAAGGCGATGTCGCGAGCAAGATCCTCATAGGCAATGCTAAAGCTATAGTTATCAAACAGGGTATGCAGTAGGCTTTCCAAGTGAGTATTTTGGTGGCTGCAGGTGAGCAGTTGGTAGTCGAACAATTTGCTGCATCGGCTGGGGCGAATGAATAGCTGGTTCTCTTCTATATAGCGATGATGAAATAAACGCTGATAAACTGAGTTGAAGAATGATTCGGCAACTTCGAAGTTTTCATGTTGAGTAAGCAGCTCTGAGTAATGAGATTTTACCGCCGCACAAAATGCATCACTACGCTGCATGTGACCAGTCAGCGCTTTAATGGCAGCGCGCGCTTCGGTAACGTGGTGGTCATAAAGTCGGATCCGTTCTCGAGATGCCAATTGAACAGACATCCAATCGGCATCTTCAAAACGCTGTTTAGCACCGCGAGTCACTTCGAGAAAACATTGGTAAAAACTATTAAAGCGTTGCAGCATCGCATGTGCTGCTTGGTGTTCCATCCGTTGATCCATGCTTGTCTTCTTATTGTTGTTTTTTTATTCACTATGGCAGGATTTAAACACCTGTTCAAATTTTTGTTTGTGGCTGATGACAAATGATCCCGCTTTGGTGAATGAGGGTTTGCCTTTGTGTTATGGGGGGCATTGCAATGCGCGATTAATTGGCTGCGCATTATGCGTTAAGTGCGGTTCGCTCTTGCTGGTTTCATATAGTCGTTTAGCGGTGGCGAAATTCGCCTTATAAAGGTAGTTTGAACAAATAAAACTTGACTCTGAAACACAGCTGGTTATGGTATGAACATAAATTGGACTTAGTTTTTTATTCAGATGTCAGTACGTTTTGCTTACACAACCACCACAATGATTACCCGCACCACCACATGCGGGTCGGGCTGGTTGTAGCTACTAACTACATCTAAGAAAGCCCGTATCACTCACGATACGGGTTTTTTTTTGGGAGGAACAATGCGAGTTTTAAAATTTGGTGGATCATCTTTAGCTGACGCTGAGCGATTTAATCGGGCAGCTGATATTGTATTAAGTAATCAGCATCAGTCGCAAATGGCGGTGGTGTTGTCGGCACCCGCTGGGGTGACTAACGATCTTGTCGCTGTGGTAGATAAAGTTAGCCACGGTAACGATGGTGAAAGCTATTTAACCCGTATTGAAGCAACGTTCCAGCAGTTGCTCTCCGATTTAAAAGCAAAATATGCGGGTTTTGCCATCGAACAAATGCAATTGATGGTGCATCAAGAGCTCGGTGAATTACGTCAACTATTAAATGGTGTTGCCTTATTACAGCAATGCCCTGACAACATTCGCGCTAAGGTCTTGTCTACCGGCGAGAAACTAAGCATTCATACAATGAACCACTTATTGTCGGTGCGAGGCCAACGTGCTGAAATTATCATTCCACAGCAAAAATTGGTTGCCACTACCGGTGGTTATCTTGAAGCAGTGGTCGATATTCAAGCCAGCAAACAACGTTTAAATCGCGCGATGATCCAAGAAGGCCTGATTTACTTGATGCCCGGCTTTACCGCTGGAAACCAACACGGTGATACGGTAGTGCTGGGGCGCAATGGCTCTGATTACAGCGCCGCAGTATTGGCCGCTTGTTTAGACGCTGAGTGCTGTGAAATTTGGACAGACGTCGATGGCGTTTATAACTGTGACCCGCGGATTGTTGATGATGCGCGTTTGCTACGCAGTTTAAGTTACCCAGAGGCGATGGAACTTAGCTATTTCGGTGCTAAAGTGTTGCACCCAAAAACCATTGCCCCTATTGCTCAATATCATATTCCTTGCTTGATTAAGAATACCTTTAATCCTCAGGGTGAAGGCACCTTAATTGGCGCACAAAGCCCGGCCCAAGATGATTTACCGGTTAAAGCTTTATCTAGCTTATCAGAGCTTACCATGCTTACTGTTTCAGGCCCTGGCATGAAAGGTATGGTTGGCATGGCTGGCCGAATTTTTGAAAGCATTTCACGCAGCCAGATTTCAGTGGCCTTAATTACTCAATCTAGCTGCGAATACAGTATTAGTTTTTGTATCCATAGCATCGACGCCTCGCGCGCTTTAAGCGCTTTAAACGAAGAGTTTGAGTTAGAGTTGGCTAACCAGTTATTAGAGCCAATTGAAGCGATTGATAAATTGGCTATTATCTCGCTAGTGGGCGATAGCATGCGCCGTAGTAAAGGCGTTGCCGCTCGGTTCTTCACTTCGCTAGCTGAAGTGGCGATTAACATCGTGGCGATTGCTCAAGGTTCTTCAGAGCGCTCTATCTCAGCGGTCGTTTCGCAAGAGAAAGCGGCAGAGGCGATACGTGCCTGTCATCAAAACTTCTTTAACAGCATGCACTACATTGATTTATTCCTTATCGGTGTAGGTGGCGTAGGCGGAGCGTTATTAGAGCAAATTCATGCTCAGCAGCAACACCTTAAAGAACAACAAATTGGTATTCGTGTTTGCGGTGTCGCCAATAGCCGTAAATTGTTGCTCGACGCTAAGGGCCTTGATTTAGAGCATTGGCAACAGCAATTAGAAGCAACCACTGAAAATGGCGGCTTTAGTTTAGACAATGTGGCTAGCTTGGTAGATCAAAGTCATTTGATTAACCCTGTGATAGTGGACTGTACCAGTAACGATGATATCGCCGGTAAATACGCAGAATTCTTAGCCAACGGTTTCCATGTAGTGACCGCCAATAAAAAGGCGAATACTTCTAGTATGGAGTATTACCAGCAATTACGTAAAACAGCCTTAGCTATGCGTCGTAAGTTCTTATACGACACTAACGTTGGTGCGGGTTTGCCAGTAATTGAAAACTTACAAAACTTGCTAAAAGCGGGCGACAAACTAGAGCGCTTCAACGGCATCTTATCGGGGTCATTATCATTCATCTTTGGTAAGTTAGATGAAGGGATGAGTTTCTCAGAAGCCACCACTATTGCACGTGAAAATGGCTTTACCGAGCCCGATCCTCGTGATGATTTATCAGGTATGGACGTTGCTCGTAAGTTGCTTATTCTTGCCCGTGAAGCGGGTATGCCACTGAGCATTGAAGACATTCAAATTGATAAGGCCTTACCGCCAAACTTTGATCCAAGTGGTGACACTGAAGCCTTTATGGCGCGTTTGCCAGAAGCCGATGCCTATTTTGCTAAATTACAGCAAGACGCGGCGGCCGAAGGTAAGGTTCTTCGCTACTTAGGTAACATTGATAACGGCGTGTGTAAGGTATCGCTAAGCGCTGTAGCCGCTGATGACCCGCTTAACCGAGTGAAAGATGGTGAAAATGCCTTAGCATTTTACAGCCGTTACTATCAGCCGATTCCGTTAGTATTGCGTGGTTATGGTGCGGGAACAGCAGTCACCGCCGCAGGTGTGTTTGCCGACGTATTAAGAACACTAAACTGGAACCAAGAGGTGTAATATGAGTGTCGTTGTTTATGCTCCAGCCTCAACCGCGAATGTCAGTGTCGGTTTTGATTCTTTAGGTGCGGCCTTATCGCCCATTGATGGTCAGCTACTGGGTGACAGGGTCATGGTTGAAGCCGCCGAAGGCAGTGATGTGATCATTGAGAATGTGGGTAGCTATGCGCACAAACTTCCAGCCGATCCTAAACAAAACATTCTTTACGATTGTTATCATTACTTTGTTAAGCAGTACGCTGAACATCATGGTAAGCAGCTGGGTTGTGTAAAAATGACCCTAGAAAAGAACTTGCCCATTGGTAGCGGCCTAGGGTCTAGTGCTTGCTCGGTCGTTGCGGCACTAGAAGGCTTAAATGCTTTTGTTAATACGCCTTTCAATAAAGAGCAAATGCTGATTATGATGGGTGAGCTGGAAGGGCAAATTAGTGGCAGCGTGCATTACGATAATGTTGCACCTTGTTACCTTGGCGGTATGCAACTTATGTTGCAACAAGCTGGGGCGACTAGCCAAGCCATTCCTCACTTTGAAGATTGGTATTGGATTGTTGCCTACCCAGGTATTAATATTTCTACTGCGCAAGCTCGCTCAATTCTTCCGGCCCAATATCGTCGCCAAGACACCTTAGAATTTGGCCGTAATTTAGCCGGCTTTGTACATGCGAGTTACAGTAAGCAGCCTGCATTGGCAGCCAGTTTATTAAAAGACAATATTATTGCAGAACCTTACCGCGCTGCGCTTATTCCCGGCTTTGAGCAAGTACGCAGTTATGCCGCGCAAAGTGGCGCATTAGCTAGTGGAATATCGGGTTCGGGCCCTACAATATTCATTGTTACACCAGTATTAGAGCAAGCCCAGCGCGCCAAAGACTGGTTAGAACAACACTTTATTCAAAACGAAGATGGATTTTGCCATGTTTGTAAAATCGATGAACAAGGCACACGAGTAACAGGAACGTCGCTATGAACTTATACAATCTAAAACACCATGAAGAACAAGTGAGTTTTACTCAAGCGGTAAAACAGGGCTTAGGCCAGCAGCAAGGTTTGTTTTTCCCCGATACAATTCCGCAATTTGATGACATTGATGCGGTATTAGATCTCGATTTTCATGCACGTTGCGCCAAATTACTGGCTGCTTTATTAGATAACGAGTTATCTGAAGACACCTTGTTTGAGATGGTAAGCAAAGCGTTTACATTTCCTGCACCGCTAGAAAAAGTGACCGATCAAATAAGCGCTTTAGAGTTGTTTCATGGCCCTACGTTAGCCTTTAAAGATTTTGGCGGCCGGTTTATGGCGCAATGTTTAGCACAATTTTCAGAAGGCAAAAAAACCACTATCTTAACGGCGACTTCTGGAGACACAGGCGCAGCAGTGGCCCATGCTTTTTACGGCATGGAAAACATCAACGTGGTAGTGCTTTATCCAAAAGGCAAAATTAGCCCTCTACAAGAGAAGCTGTTTTGTACTCTTGGTGGCAACATTACCACCGTGGCTGTAGAGTCAGATTTTGATGCTTGCCAAGCGATGGTTAAACAAGCTTTTGATGACCAAGAGTTAAAAGCGGCCATTGGCCTCAACTCTGCTAACTCAATTAATATTAGTCGCTTAGCGGCACAGGTTTGTTATTACTTCGAAGCAGCGGCTCAACTACCTAAAGAACAACGCGCTCAGCTAGTGGTTTCTGTACCTTCTGGTAACTTCGGTAATTTAACCGCGGGTCTTATTGCTAAAGCCATGGGCTTGCCAATTAAGCGTTTTATTGCTGCTACCAATGTTAATGATACGGTACCGCGTTATTTAGCATCAGGAAACTGGGAGCCTAAGCCTACTCAAGCGACGCTGTCTAATGCCATGGATGTGAGTCAGCCAAACAACTGGCCTCGTGTTGAAGAGCTATTCAAGACCCAAGGCTGGGACTTAAACCAGCTAGGTAAAGGGGTAATGACCGATCAACAAACAGCTGAAGCGGTTAAAGCACTCGATGCCGAGGGTTACTTGTGTGAACCACACGGCGCGATTGCTTATCAGCAATTAACTGAGCAATTAGCTGAGGGTGAGCATGGTTTATTCTTATGTACTGCGCATCCAGCTAAGTTTAAAGAAAGCGTAGAAGATATCTTGCAACGTGCTATTGAGATACCAAAGCCTTTAGCCGACAGAGCTGATCTAGAGTTACTGTCTTTAGAGATGCCTGCAGACTTTGCTCAATTGCGAGCAGTGCTGTTAAAACTCTAGTTTATTTGAAGTAAGGCTCTAACTAAGCAGTGATATTATTATCGCTGCTTTTTTTGTTTAAATTTAGCTATTGTTTCGTCTCAGCGAGTTTTTCAGCTCTTGTTATACCTTTATCTAACATTTAGTTAGTTATCAATTAGCTTATTCTAATGTGTAGACGTTGATCTTTTGTTGCTTCTCGCGCATATTGCACCGACTAGTTTTTAAAGATTCGATATCTATGAGTAAAGTGTTAAAAGATTTGCTTGAGCTACTGAGCTTAGAGCGTATAGAAGAAGGTATATATCGTGGTCAAAGCCAAGATTTAGGTTTTGGTGCGGTGTTTGGTGGTCAAGTGATGGGGCAGGCCTTGTCTGCGGCTAAAGAAACAGTGGCCGAACATCGCCAAGTTCACTCCTTCCACTCTTACTTCCTACGACCTGGTGACACTAATCATCGCATCGTATACGACGTAGAGAGCATTCGTGATGGACGCAGTGTATCTACTCGACGAATCAAAGCAATTCAGTTTGGTAAGCCTATTTTCTATATGACAGCTTCTTTTCAAGAAGTGGCTCCCGGCTTTGAGCATCAAGATAAGATGCCAGACGTACCAGCCCCAGAAGAGCTCCAATCTGAACAAGAGTACGCTTTCCAGTTGCGTGAAATGTTGCCTGATTCGGTTCGTGACAAGTTTATCTGTGATAAACCCTTGGAGATGCGCCCGGTAGAATTTGTTAATCCTTTGCAGCCGGAAATACTTCCCGCTAAACGTTGCGTTTGGTTTAAGGCTAATGGTCAGATGCCTGATGACAGCCGAATACACCGTTACCTTTTAGCTTATGCGTCTGATTTCAATTTCTTACCCACAGCATTGCAGCCGCATGGCCGTTCGTTTATTGAACCCACCATTCAAACCGCGACGATTGATCACAGCATGTGGTACCACCAAGACTTCCGCTTAGATGAATGGTTGCTCTACGTGGTAGATAGCCCTGCAGCATCACAGGGAAGGGGCTTAGTTCGAGGGCAGTTTTTCACCCGTGACGGTAAACTGGTTGCCTCAACCATTCAGGAAGGCTTAATTAGAGAACGCAGTTAAGCGATTTATTCCGCTTCAGATATCAAAAAAGCATGCCTAGGCATGCTTTTTTATTGAGCGACACTGAGTCTTATAGAGATTCAGTAAAGGTACGTGTAATTACGTCCTGTTGTTGCTCAGTAGTTAGCGAGTTAAAGCGTACCGCATAACCAGAAACACGAATGGTTAGTTGTGGGTATTTTTCAGGGTGCTTAACTGCGTCTTGCAACGTTTCGCGACGTAGTACGTTTACGTTAAGGTGTTGACCACCTTCTTCGATAGCCTGAGCTTTCATTGGTACTTCGCGATACTCGATTTGACCCAATGCATCGATAGCTACCACTTCATCTTCAGCGTAAAGCTCATCTTTTACACATAAGCAACGGGCTTGGTTTTGCTCGTTGTCTAGTAGCCAAAAAGAGCCTAATAGCGCGTCGTTGTCTGCTTTAGTGATTTGAATACCTGTGGTCATAACATACCTCATTAGCTAATTGTTGTAATTTTATTACATGTTATAGCGATGCCCGAGCCATTTATTGAATCAATATCGCCACTTGCTGTAACTATACTACAATTGACCTTAATCAAAAAAGGGTTTTTTTTGTTTTTTATTATTCTCTTTGTTGATTAAGATTAAGTGGTGCTTGTGAAAATTGTGCTCGTTGTTTTATTGCTGTTGGGTATTCACTATACAAATTGTGTATATTAGTTAAACAAACGCTGTTTAAGTGGCCATCTCTAGCGAGTAAGCCTATAAAAAATAGAGTGAAAATAGAATTATTGGTAAAAACTGTGAACTGTGAGAAATACAAATCTGTCTAATTAACGATCTAGCGCAATAATAATTCAACATTGAGTACTTTATACTGAATCAAAGAGTGCTGGTTAGCCAAGGAGAAGCAATGTTACAAAGTCTTCAAGAAGATCATAAAAATATCGCCAAGTTGCTTAAGGTATTAGAGCAAAAATTAGCTCATATACGTGATGAAAAAGCGGTTAAATACAAATTAATTGCTCATATCATTAGCTACATGCAAGAGTATGCTGATCGTTACCATCACCCCCAAGAAGATCTTATCTACGATTACTACGTTAAATATCGAGTGGTAGAAGATGATTTATCTAACCAACTAAAGCAGCAACACGAACACTTGTTAGAAATGACCAGTGAGCTGAGCGATATTCTAGATATCATTTTGTTAGATGCGGTAGTGCCTCTAGATCAATTTAGTGACAAGTTAGAAGCCTTTATTAAAGCCCAATGGGAACACTTAAATTATGAAGAAGAGGTGGTATTCCCAGCGCTTAAGCGTCATTTGACTGCGGACGACTGGCGAGCGATAGAGCAAAGCTGGCAACATGGCAATCACGAAGACCCATTATTTGGACATCGAGTTGCGGAGCAATACAAAGCCTTGTCTGAGCGGATCAAACTGTCTCAACCAGTAGAAGAAGACTAAGTGGATGCTAATCCAATAAAAAACCCGGCTTAGCCGGGTTTTTTCATTTTAGTATTCGTATTCGGTTTGAAGGTCAAAACTACTGTCGATTGACTGTAGCTCTTTTTGTAAGCGAATTTTTTCTTTAATTGCTTCTATCTCTCGCCACTTTCGTTTTTTGTTTGAACCGCGAGAAGATTTGCTGGTTTCAACAGTATCCAAGTCTAGCCTATCCATGGTTATCTCCTTGTATGTTGTCACAATTAATAAGTACCACACCCACACAAAAAGTAAAATATAAATGTTACAAAAAGGTTATGCTTGGTCACTTTTTTTTGCGTTTTCACTAGAATTATCTGTTACTTCTGCTTTCTCGCTAGGTTTATAGGCAACATTAATACCTTTTATTTATATATAGGCGTGTTTTTATCTTGTTTTTGTTATAAGTCAAAGCATAGTCGTTTGCAGACACCTAGAATCTGCGCTCGCTTAAATTGGGCTTAGTTTTATGAAGCACTACTAACATAAGGTGATTTTGAACCATGAATGAAATAGTTAACTGGTTAAACGACGTACTGTGGGGCAACTTGCTGATCTATTTGCTGGTGGGCACTGGAGTTCTGTTTACCCTTCGTACTGGGTTCATACAGTTTCGCCATTTTGGACATATGTTCTCGGTGATGAAGTCTAGCCGAAGAGGTGATGCCAACGGCATATCGTCATTTCAGGCTTTATGCACGAGCTTGGCTGCTAGAGTCGGCACTGGCAACCTCGCGGGGGTTGCGATCGCGGTGACATTAGGTGGCCCTGGCGCTGTATTTTGGATGTGGCTAATTGCCTTGTTAGGGATGGCAACTAGCTTTGCGGAAAGCAGCTTAGCCCAGCTTTACAAAGTAAAAGACAGCGATGGCAATTTCCGTGGTGGTCCTTCTTATTATATGGAGCAAGGCTTAGGTAAGCGCTGGATGGGCGTGATCTTCGCTATTTGCTTGATCGTGGCTTTTGGCCTGGTATTTAATGCGGTACAAGCTAACGCCATCGCCTCAGCGATGAACGAAGCTTTTGGCTTTGATAAAGCCATTGTGGGTGGCATATTAGTCGCCGCTGCCGCACTGATTATTTTTGGTGGTATTCGCAGTATTGCTCGCTTCGCTGAACTAGTGGTTCCGTTTATGGCACTAGCTTATGTCATCGTGGCTCTAGTGGTTGTTATTATGAACATTCAGCAAATGCCTGAGGTATTTAGCTTAATTTTCCGTTCTGCTTTTGGTTTTGAAGAGGCCGGTGCGGGCGCCCTAGGTGCCGCCATGATGAATGGTATTAAACGCGGCTTGTTTTCTAACGAAGCGGGTATGGGTAGTGCCCCGAACGCTGCGGCAACGGCGACTCCTTACCCGCCACACCCTGCTTCGCAAGGTTACGTGCAGATGTTAGGTGTGTTCATTGACACCGTGGTTATTTGTACCGCTACAGCGGCCATTATCTTACTGAGTCACAACGAACAATTGACCGGTGATGGTATTGCGCTAACTCAGCAAGCCTTGAGCAGTCAAGTGGGCGATTGGGGCAGTTACTTTGTGGGAGTGGCAATCATCTTTTTTGCCTTTACCTCTATTGTGGCGAACTACTCCTACGCAGAAACAAATTTAGTTTTCTTAGAGCATAATCATAAAGCGGGTTTGTGGATTTTCCGTTTGTTGGTGCTAGCAATGGTAATGTTTGGTGCGGTGGTTAAAATTGACATCATTTGGAATTTAGCCGATGTGTCGATGGGGTTCATGGCCATTGTTAACTTGATAGCTATCTTGTTGCTGTCAGGCGTTGTGGTTAAGTTGGCAAAAGATTACAACCGCCAATTAGACGCAGGTAAAGTGCCTACGTTCAACAGCGACGATTTCCCCGAGCTTAAGAAGCAGCTCAGTTCTGATATTTGGTCGGGCTCCAACAAGTCTTAAACCTACGTTGATGGGTTAAAAGCCAACTGCTGGTCAGTTGGCTTTTTATTATCAAACATACCGACTTCTCGCTGACTACTCGACCAAAAGCTTTGCCACTTTCGTCAAACTCTCTGCTTCGTTTCGGCTAACAAAGACATAATTAAAGCCATGAGTGGCTGTTGAGGCCGCTAGATAGGCCTGTAGCGAACGAATAAACCTCGCATTAAGCACTACGTTGCGCCGGTTTTGTTGCTAGTAGGGGCGGTATTAGGGCGCTGCTGGCTGTTACGTTGTGTGCAGTTACATCCTTTAAGTGTTTGGCTTTAGCTACCTGTTATAACTGATGAGAAGGTAAAAGTGTTGCGTTTATGCTTCGTATTGCTCGGTGCACCAACTCTCAAAAATCAGTGCTGCCGCAAGGCTGTCGACGGCGCCTTTTTCAAGGGTTTTATAACCGCCTAATTCAAAAAGCTTTTCTTTGGCATCGACGGTGGTTAAACGCTCATCTTGCATTTCAATGGCATAACCAAAACGGCCATGCAAACGGTTGGCAAACTTTTTGGCGCGAGTCGTAAGCTCTTGCTCGCTGCCATCCATATTGAGCGGTAAGCCAATCACCAATAAATCGGGCTGCCATTGTTCAAGTAGCTTTTCGAGATTGGGCCAATTAGGAATACCATCTTGGGCCTTTATCGCTGCTAAGGGCTTGGCGGTACCGGTGAGCTCTTGACCTATTGCCACACCAATACTTTTGGTACCAAAGTCAAAAGCCAAGGCCGAACGTTCTCCTGCTCTAGCCATTACGCGTGTCCCACTTGGCTAGACAGTTGCCAAATATCGATACCTAAGCTTTTAGCGGCTGCTTCCCAACGTTTATGGCTGGGTACATCAAAAATAATGTCTGCGCTGGCCGGTAAGGTTAGCCAAGAGTTTTCGGCAATCTCTTGCTCTAATTGTCCTGCTTCCCAACTGGCATATCCTAAAGTCACAATATAATCATCAGGCTGTGACTCGGTGCCTAAGGTATCTAACACGTCCTTAGACGTGGTCACCATTAGCTCGTCACTGACTTTTAAACTGCTACTAAAGCCCTTTACCGGCGAATGTAAAACAAAGCCTCGTTCTTGGGCTACCGGCCCGCCTTGGTAAACGGGTCGGTCAAGATTCTCGCGCAATAACTCTACTTGATTTTGTAATTCTATTTGCTCAAGTAATGACTCTACCGATAAATCTACTGGCACATTGATCACCAAACCCATCGCGCCTTCGTCATTGTGCTCGCATAGGTAGACAACCGAGCGTTTGAAGAACGGATCATTGAGGCTTGGCATGGCCAATAAAAATTGATTCTGCAAAGTATTCATCTATTAATGGTTAACCTTATTACTGCTTAGGCTGATGCGTTAAGTCTAGCTTCAATTGCATCCATTAACTTGCCTGTAATCGAAATATCGTAGGCCGCTTCAATTTCTTTAATACAGGTTGGGCTGGTGACGTTTATTTCCGTGACTTTGTCGCCAATCACGTCTAGGCCAACAAACACCAAGCCCTTTTCTTTCAACGCTGGGCCAATGGCCTTAGCAATTCTCCAGTCGCTTTCCGATAAAGGTTGAGCTACACCTCGGCCGCCAGCCGCTAAATTACCG is a window from the Agarivorans sp. TSD2052 genome containing:
- a CDS encoding YqgE/AlgH family protein produces the protein MNTLQNQFLLAMPSLNDPFFKRSVVYLCEHNDEGAMGLVINVPVDLSVESLLEQIELQNQVELLRENLDRPVYQGGPVAQERGFVLHSPVKGFSSSLKVSDELMVTTSKDVLDTLGTESQPDDYIVTLGYASWEAGQLEQEIAENSWLTLPASADIIFDVPSHKRWEAAAKSLGIDIWQLSSQVGHA
- a CDS encoding DUF3545 family protein encodes the protein MDRLDLDTVETSKSSRGSNKKRKWREIEAIKEKIRLQKELQSIDSSFDLQTEYEY
- a CDS encoding alanine/glycine:cation symporter family protein — protein: MNEIVNWLNDVLWGNLLIYLLVGTGVLFTLRTGFIQFRHFGHMFSVMKSSRRGDANGISSFQALCTSLAARVGTGNLAGVAIAVTLGGPGAVFWMWLIALLGMATSFAESSLAQLYKVKDSDGNFRGGPSYYMEQGLGKRWMGVIFAICLIVAFGLVFNAVQANAIASAMNEAFGFDKAIVGGILVAAAALIIFGGIRSIARFAELVVPFMALAYVIVALVVVIMNIQQMPEVFSLIFRSAFGFEEAGAGALGAAMMNGIKRGLFSNEAGMGSAPNAAATATPYPPHPASQGYVQMLGVFIDTVVICTATAAIILLSHNEQLTGDGIALTQQALSSQVGDWGSYFVGVAIIFFAFTSIVANYSYAETNLVFLEHNHKAGLWIFRLLVLAMVMFGAVVKIDIIWNLADVSMGFMAIVNLIAILLLSGVVVKLAKDYNRQLDAGKVPTFNSDDFPELKKQLSSDIWSGSNKS
- the ruvX gene encoding Holliday junction resolvase RuvX — translated: MARAGERSALAFDFGTKSIGVAIGQELTGTAKPLAAIKAQDGIPNWPNLEKLLEQWQPDLLVIGLPLNMDGSEQELTTRAKKFANRLHGRFGYAIEMQDERLTTVDAKEKLFELGGYKTLEKGAVDSLAAALIFESWCTEQYEA